The Populus trichocarpa isolate Nisqually-1 chromosome 2, P.trichocarpa_v4.1, whole genome shotgun sequence genome has a window encoding:
- the LOC7487745 gene encoding two-component response regulator-like PRR95 isoform X2 has protein sequence MGKVVLSSSSEEAGGMVVELETEKKDIGSSEVVRWEKFLPKMVLRVLLVEADDSTRQIIVALLRKCGYRVSAVPDGLMAWETLKERPHSIDLILTEVELPLISGYAFLALVMEHDVCKNIPVIMMSSHDSISVVLKCMLKGSADFLVKPVRKNELRNLWQHVWRRQTQTAGKIPRNSNRVEASSENNAASSDFATSLQKNKDCSEKGSDAQSSCTTPCLEAESAHMQNIQGLSYLKYRSASNLSDADNEKYEDYAKLNKSPVNPESKTGERSNRTRPDREPYHGAYNPTASRLVEEHACAKSAIHDENSRPENDREHANSSFGHDDVLAETSSGAIDLIGSFNNQPKHTYAYSSLHDATNKFEFPPLLELSLRRLYPSSSKNQGLDERHALNHSNSSAFSLYNSKTLQSLFPTSASNGSDSKEEASKSPDPSSNQLAQNVGTLSQIHDASLSGNQEIMTTPVIGQSGKVELAHPSPQLGLIPVLGTRLDNISTGCGHVFSPLCYTQSNAAWNPNLAGRQQSPFPTTASVHSNPEVLDSKQNHKCYVDQNDLQQNNREPVDEMRHDSPAAGQSTSSSLCNRVANNNSSSAYESFGSGNDVNASSVGTAEKSMAQENLNNGGNFNHDGFGGSDSYRSSQREAALTKFRLKRKDRCYEKRVRYQSRKRLAEQRPRVKGQFVRQAQNDCPVANG, from the exons ATGGGTAAGGTGGTGTTGAGTAGCAGTAGTGAAGAGGCGGGGGGGATGGTGGTGGAGTTAGAGACAGAGAAGAAGGATATTGGATCGTCGGAGGTGGTTCGATGGGAAAAGTTTCTACCAAAGATGGTGCTCAGGGTTCTTTTGGTCGAAGCGGATGATTCTACTCGTCAGATTATTGTTGCTCTTCTCCGAAAATGCGGTTACAGAg TTTCTGCTGTTCCTGATGGATTAATGGCGTGGGAGACTTTGAAGGAGAGACCCCATAGCATAGATCTCATATTAACTGAAGTGGAGTTGCCATTAATATCGGGATATGCGTTTCTTGCTTTGGTCATGGAGCATGATGTTTGCAAAAACATTCCTGTCATAA TGATGTCTTCACACGATTCAATTAGTGTGGTTCTGAAGTGCATGTTAAAAGGATCAGCTGACTTTCTCGTTAAGCCTGTTCGGAAGAATGAATTGAGGAACTTGTGGCAGCATGTTTGGAGAAGGCAAACT CAAACTGCTGGAAAAATCCCTCGAAACTCGAATAGAGTTGAGGCCTCATCTGAAAACAACGCAGCTTCGAGTGATTTTGCGACGTCTTTGCAGAAAAATAAGGATTGCAGCGAGAAAGGGAGTGATGCCCAA AGCTCTTGTACGACCCCTTGCTTGGAAGCTGAGAGTGCTCACATGCAAAATATACAGGGACTTTCATATCTGAAGTATAGGAGTGCTTCAAACTTGAGCGATGCAGATAATGAGAAGTATGAAGATTAtgccaaattaaataaaagccCAGTAAATCCTGAGAGCAAGACCGGAG AAAGGTCAAACAGGACGAGACCTGACAGAGAACCGTACCATGGAGCTTATAATCCAACTGCTTCGAGACTGGTAGAGGAGCATGCTTGTGCTAAGTCAGCGATTCATGATGAGAACTCGAGACCAGAAAATGATAGGGAACATGCTAATAGCTCCTTTGGCCACGATGATGTACTTGCTGAAACCTCAAGTGGAGCCATTGACTTGATTGGTTCCTTCAATAATCAACCAAAGCACACATATGCATACTCTAGTTTACATGATGCGACAAACAAGTTTGAATTCCCTCCACTACTTGAACTCTCTCTCAGAAGATTGTATCCCAGTAGCTCAAAGAACCAAGGGCTAGATGAAAGACATGCATTGAACCATTCCAATTCCTCAGCCTTCTCACT GTACAATAGTAAGACACTGCAATCCCTTTTTCCAACATCTGCCAGTAATGGCTCAGATTCCAAGGAAGAAGCCAGTAAGTCTCCTGATCCGTCATCCAATCAACTTGCTCAAAATGTTGGTACTCTTTCTCAGATACACGATGCCTCTTTGAGTGGCAATCAAGAAATTATGACCACTCCGGTCATTGGCCAGTCTGGGAAGGTGGAATTAGCACATCCAAGCCCTCAACTTGGATTGATTCCTGTCTTAGGTACAAGGCTTGACAATATCTCTACCGGATGTGGTCATGTTTTCTCCCCTCTATGTTATACACAATCAAATGCAGCATGGAATCCCAATCTTGCGGGGCGGCAACAGTCTCCATTTCCTACAACTGCCTCAGTTCATTCAAATCCTGAAGTTCTTGATTCCAAGCAAAACCACAAGTGTTATGTTGACCAAAATGATCTTCAGCAGAACAATAGGGAACCTGTGGATGAAATGAGACATGATTCACCTGCTGCTGGTCAGAGTACTAGTAGTAGTTTATGTAACCGTGTTGCCAATAATAATAGTAGCAGTGCTTATGAAAGCTTTGGCAGTGGAAACGATGTAAATGCCTCTTCGGTTGGGACAGCTGAGAAGTCCATGGCTCAAGAGAACTTGAATAATGGGGGTAACTTCAACCATGATGGTTTTGGAGGGAGCGATTCCTATCGCTCCAGCCAAAGAGAAGCTGCTCTAACAAAGTTCCGCTTGAAGCGGAAAGATCGATGCTATGAGAAAAGG GTTCGATACCAAAGTCGGAAAAGACTGGCAGAGCAACGTCCTCGGGTGAAAGGTCAGTTTGTTCGTCAAGCGCAAAATGATTGCCCAGTTGCTAATGGTTGA
- the LOC7487745 gene encoding two-component response regulator-like PRR95 isoform X1: protein MGKVVLSSSSEEAGGMVVELETEKKDIGSSEVVRWEKFLPKMVLRVLLVEADDSTRQIIVALLRKCGYRVSAVPDGLMAWETLKERPHSIDLILTEVELPLISGYAFLALVMEHDVCKNIPVIMMSSHDSISVVLKCMLKGSADFLVKPVRKNELRNLWQHVWRRQTQTAGKIPRNSNRVEASSENNAASSDFATSLQKNKDCSEKGSDAQSSCTTPCLEAESAHMQNIQGLSYLKYRSASNLSDADNEKYEDYAKLNKSPVNPESKTGVFVAERSNRTRPDREPYHGAYNPTASRLVEEHACAKSAIHDENSRPENDREHANSSFGHDDVLAETSSGAIDLIGSFNNQPKHTYAYSSLHDATNKFEFPPLLELSLRRLYPSSSKNQGLDERHALNHSNSSAFSLYNSKTLQSLFPTSASNGSDSKEEASKSPDPSSNQLAQNVGTLSQIHDASLSGNQEIMTTPVIGQSGKVELAHPSPQLGLIPVLGTRLDNISTGCGHVFSPLCYTQSNAAWNPNLAGRQQSPFPTTASVHSNPEVLDSKQNHKCYVDQNDLQQNNREPVDEMRHDSPAAGQSTSSSLCNRVANNNSSSAYESFGSGNDVNASSVGTAEKSMAQENLNNGGNFNHDGFGGSDSYRSSQREAALTKFRLKRKDRCYEKRVRYQSRKRLAEQRPRVKGQFVRQAQNDCPVANG, encoded by the exons ATGGGTAAGGTGGTGTTGAGTAGCAGTAGTGAAGAGGCGGGGGGGATGGTGGTGGAGTTAGAGACAGAGAAGAAGGATATTGGATCGTCGGAGGTGGTTCGATGGGAAAAGTTTCTACCAAAGATGGTGCTCAGGGTTCTTTTGGTCGAAGCGGATGATTCTACTCGTCAGATTATTGTTGCTCTTCTCCGAAAATGCGGTTACAGAg TTTCTGCTGTTCCTGATGGATTAATGGCGTGGGAGACTTTGAAGGAGAGACCCCATAGCATAGATCTCATATTAACTGAAGTGGAGTTGCCATTAATATCGGGATATGCGTTTCTTGCTTTGGTCATGGAGCATGATGTTTGCAAAAACATTCCTGTCATAA TGATGTCTTCACACGATTCAATTAGTGTGGTTCTGAAGTGCATGTTAAAAGGATCAGCTGACTTTCTCGTTAAGCCTGTTCGGAAGAATGAATTGAGGAACTTGTGGCAGCATGTTTGGAGAAGGCAAACT CAAACTGCTGGAAAAATCCCTCGAAACTCGAATAGAGTTGAGGCCTCATCTGAAAACAACGCAGCTTCGAGTGATTTTGCGACGTCTTTGCAGAAAAATAAGGATTGCAGCGAGAAAGGGAGTGATGCCCAA AGCTCTTGTACGACCCCTTGCTTGGAAGCTGAGAGTGCTCACATGCAAAATATACAGGGACTTTCATATCTGAAGTATAGGAGTGCTTCAAACTTGAGCGATGCAGATAATGAGAAGTATGAAGATTAtgccaaattaaataaaagccCAGTAAATCCTGAGAGCAAGACCGGAG TATTTGTAGCAGAAAGGTCAAACAGGACGAGACCTGACAGAGAACCGTACCATGGAGCTTATAATCCAACTGCTTCGAGACTGGTAGAGGAGCATGCTTGTGCTAAGTCAGCGATTCATGATGAGAACTCGAGACCAGAAAATGATAGGGAACATGCTAATAGCTCCTTTGGCCACGATGATGTACTTGCTGAAACCTCAAGTGGAGCCATTGACTTGATTGGTTCCTTCAATAATCAACCAAAGCACACATATGCATACTCTAGTTTACATGATGCGACAAACAAGTTTGAATTCCCTCCACTACTTGAACTCTCTCTCAGAAGATTGTATCCCAGTAGCTCAAAGAACCAAGGGCTAGATGAAAGACATGCATTGAACCATTCCAATTCCTCAGCCTTCTCACT GTACAATAGTAAGACACTGCAATCCCTTTTTCCAACATCTGCCAGTAATGGCTCAGATTCCAAGGAAGAAGCCAGTAAGTCTCCTGATCCGTCATCCAATCAACTTGCTCAAAATGTTGGTACTCTTTCTCAGATACACGATGCCTCTTTGAGTGGCAATCAAGAAATTATGACCACTCCGGTCATTGGCCAGTCTGGGAAGGTGGAATTAGCACATCCAAGCCCTCAACTTGGATTGATTCCTGTCTTAGGTACAAGGCTTGACAATATCTCTACCGGATGTGGTCATGTTTTCTCCCCTCTATGTTATACACAATCAAATGCAGCATGGAATCCCAATCTTGCGGGGCGGCAACAGTCTCCATTTCCTACAACTGCCTCAGTTCATTCAAATCCTGAAGTTCTTGATTCCAAGCAAAACCACAAGTGTTATGTTGACCAAAATGATCTTCAGCAGAACAATAGGGAACCTGTGGATGAAATGAGACATGATTCACCTGCTGCTGGTCAGAGTACTAGTAGTAGTTTATGTAACCGTGTTGCCAATAATAATAGTAGCAGTGCTTATGAAAGCTTTGGCAGTGGAAACGATGTAAATGCCTCTTCGGTTGGGACAGCTGAGAAGTCCATGGCTCAAGAGAACTTGAATAATGGGGGTAACTTCAACCATGATGGTTTTGGAGGGAGCGATTCCTATCGCTCCAGCCAAAGAGAAGCTGCTCTAACAAAGTTCCGCTTGAAGCGGAAAGATCGATGCTATGAGAAAAGG GTTCGATACCAAAGTCGGAAAAGACTGGCAGAGCAACGTCCTCGGGTGAAAGGTCAGTTTGTTCGTCAAGCGCAAAATGATTGCCCAGTTGCTAATGGTTGA
- the LOC7487745 gene encoding two-component response regulator-like APRR5 isoform X6 — MGKVVLSSSSEEAGGMVVELETEKKDIGSSEVVRWEKFLPKMVLRVLLVEADDSTRQIIVALLRKCGYRVSAVPDGLMAWETLKERPHSIDLILTEVELPLISGYAFLALVMEHDVCKNIPVIMMSSHDSISVVLKCMLKGSADFLVKPVRKNELRNLWQHVWRRQTQTAGKIPRNSNRVEASSENNAASSDFATSLQKNKDCSEKGSDAQGLSYLKYRSASNLSDADNEKYEDYAKLNKSPVNPESKTGERSNRTRPDREPYHGAYNPTASRLVEEHACAKSAIHDENSRPENDREHANSSFGHDDVLAETSSGAIDLIGSFNNQPKHTYAYSSLHDATNKFEFPPLLELSLRRLYPSSSKNQGLDERHALNHSNSSAFSLYNSKTLQSLFPTSASNGSDSKEEASKSPDPSSNQLAQNVGTLSQIHDASLSGNQEIMTTPVIGQSGKVELAHPSPQLGLIPVLGTRLDNISTGCGHVFSPLCYTQSNAAWNPNLAGRQQSPFPTTASVHSNPEVLDSKQNHKCYVDQNDLQQNNREPVDEMRHDSPAAGQSTSSSLCNRVANNNSSSAYESFGSGNDVNASSVGTAEKSMAQENLNNGGNFNHDGFGGSDSYRSSQREAALTKFRLKRKDRCYEKRVRYQSRKRLAEQRPRVKGQFVRQAQNDCPVANG; from the exons ATGGGTAAGGTGGTGTTGAGTAGCAGTAGTGAAGAGGCGGGGGGGATGGTGGTGGAGTTAGAGACAGAGAAGAAGGATATTGGATCGTCGGAGGTGGTTCGATGGGAAAAGTTTCTACCAAAGATGGTGCTCAGGGTTCTTTTGGTCGAAGCGGATGATTCTACTCGTCAGATTATTGTTGCTCTTCTCCGAAAATGCGGTTACAGAg TTTCTGCTGTTCCTGATGGATTAATGGCGTGGGAGACTTTGAAGGAGAGACCCCATAGCATAGATCTCATATTAACTGAAGTGGAGTTGCCATTAATATCGGGATATGCGTTTCTTGCTTTGGTCATGGAGCATGATGTTTGCAAAAACATTCCTGTCATAA TGATGTCTTCACACGATTCAATTAGTGTGGTTCTGAAGTGCATGTTAAAAGGATCAGCTGACTTTCTCGTTAAGCCTGTTCGGAAGAATGAATTGAGGAACTTGTGGCAGCATGTTTGGAGAAGGCAAACT CAAACTGCTGGAAAAATCCCTCGAAACTCGAATAGAGTTGAGGCCTCATCTGAAAACAACGCAGCTTCGAGTGATTTTGCGACGTCTTTGCAGAAAAATAAGGATTGCAGCGAGAAAGGGAGTGATGCCCAA GGACTTTCATATCTGAAGTATAGGAGTGCTTCAAACTTGAGCGATGCAGATAATGAGAAGTATGAAGATTAtgccaaattaaataaaagccCAGTAAATCCTGAGAGCAAGACCGGAG AAAGGTCAAACAGGACGAGACCTGACAGAGAACCGTACCATGGAGCTTATAATCCAACTGCTTCGAGACTGGTAGAGGAGCATGCTTGTGCTAAGTCAGCGATTCATGATGAGAACTCGAGACCAGAAAATGATAGGGAACATGCTAATAGCTCCTTTGGCCACGATGATGTACTTGCTGAAACCTCAAGTGGAGCCATTGACTTGATTGGTTCCTTCAATAATCAACCAAAGCACACATATGCATACTCTAGTTTACATGATGCGACAAACAAGTTTGAATTCCCTCCACTACTTGAACTCTCTCTCAGAAGATTGTATCCCAGTAGCTCAAAGAACCAAGGGCTAGATGAAAGACATGCATTGAACCATTCCAATTCCTCAGCCTTCTCACT GTACAATAGTAAGACACTGCAATCCCTTTTTCCAACATCTGCCAGTAATGGCTCAGATTCCAAGGAAGAAGCCAGTAAGTCTCCTGATCCGTCATCCAATCAACTTGCTCAAAATGTTGGTACTCTTTCTCAGATACACGATGCCTCTTTGAGTGGCAATCAAGAAATTATGACCACTCCGGTCATTGGCCAGTCTGGGAAGGTGGAATTAGCACATCCAAGCCCTCAACTTGGATTGATTCCTGTCTTAGGTACAAGGCTTGACAATATCTCTACCGGATGTGGTCATGTTTTCTCCCCTCTATGTTATACACAATCAAATGCAGCATGGAATCCCAATCTTGCGGGGCGGCAACAGTCTCCATTTCCTACAACTGCCTCAGTTCATTCAAATCCTGAAGTTCTTGATTCCAAGCAAAACCACAAGTGTTATGTTGACCAAAATGATCTTCAGCAGAACAATAGGGAACCTGTGGATGAAATGAGACATGATTCACCTGCTGCTGGTCAGAGTACTAGTAGTAGTTTATGTAACCGTGTTGCCAATAATAATAGTAGCAGTGCTTATGAAAGCTTTGGCAGTGGAAACGATGTAAATGCCTCTTCGGTTGGGACAGCTGAGAAGTCCATGGCTCAAGAGAACTTGAATAATGGGGGTAACTTCAACCATGATGGTTTTGGAGGGAGCGATTCCTATCGCTCCAGCCAAAGAGAAGCTGCTCTAACAAAGTTCCGCTTGAAGCGGAAAGATCGATGCTATGAGAAAAGG GTTCGATACCAAAGTCGGAAAAGACTGGCAGAGCAACGTCCTCGGGTGAAAGGTCAGTTTGTTCGTCAAGCGCAAAATGATTGCCCAGTTGCTAATGGTTGA
- the LOC7487745 gene encoding two-component response regulator-like PRR95 isoform X5, translated as MGKVVLSSSSEEAGGMVVELETEKKDIGSSEVVRWEKFLPKMVLRVLLVEADDSTRQIIVALLRKCGYRVSAVPDGLMAWETLKERPHSIDLILTEVELPLISGYAFLALVMEHDVCKNIPVIMMSSHDSISVVLKCMLKGSADFLVKPVRKNELRNLWQHVWRRQTQTAGKIPRNSNRVEASSENNAASSDFATSLQKNKDCSEKGSDAQSSCTTPCLEAESAHMQNIQGLSYLKYRSASNLSDADNEKYEDYAKLNKSPVNPESKTGVFVAERSNRTRPDREPYHGAYNPTASRLVEEHACAKSAIHDENSRPENDREHANSSFGHDDVLAETSSGAIDLIGSFNNQPKHTYAYSSLHDATNKFEFPPLLELSLRRLYPSSSKNQGLDERHALNHSNSSAFSLYNSKTLQSLFPTSASNGSDSKEEASKSPDPSSNQLAQNVGTLSQIHDASLSGNQEIMTTPVIGQSGKVELAHPSPQLGLIPVLGTRLDNISTGCGHVFSPLCYTQSNAAWNPNLAGRQQSPFPTTASVHSNPEVLDSKQNHKCYVDQNDLQQNNREPVDEMRHDSPAAGQSTSSSLCNRVANNNSSSAYESFGSGNDVNASSVGTAEKSMAQENLNNGGNFNHDGFGGSDSYRSSQREAALTKFRLKRKDRCYEKRNCSDDLMDIDMKS; from the exons ATGGGTAAGGTGGTGTTGAGTAGCAGTAGTGAAGAGGCGGGGGGGATGGTGGTGGAGTTAGAGACAGAGAAGAAGGATATTGGATCGTCGGAGGTGGTTCGATGGGAAAAGTTTCTACCAAAGATGGTGCTCAGGGTTCTTTTGGTCGAAGCGGATGATTCTACTCGTCAGATTATTGTTGCTCTTCTCCGAAAATGCGGTTACAGAg TTTCTGCTGTTCCTGATGGATTAATGGCGTGGGAGACTTTGAAGGAGAGACCCCATAGCATAGATCTCATATTAACTGAAGTGGAGTTGCCATTAATATCGGGATATGCGTTTCTTGCTTTGGTCATGGAGCATGATGTTTGCAAAAACATTCCTGTCATAA TGATGTCTTCACACGATTCAATTAGTGTGGTTCTGAAGTGCATGTTAAAAGGATCAGCTGACTTTCTCGTTAAGCCTGTTCGGAAGAATGAATTGAGGAACTTGTGGCAGCATGTTTGGAGAAGGCAAACT CAAACTGCTGGAAAAATCCCTCGAAACTCGAATAGAGTTGAGGCCTCATCTGAAAACAACGCAGCTTCGAGTGATTTTGCGACGTCTTTGCAGAAAAATAAGGATTGCAGCGAGAAAGGGAGTGATGCCCAA AGCTCTTGTACGACCCCTTGCTTGGAAGCTGAGAGTGCTCACATGCAAAATATACAGGGACTTTCATATCTGAAGTATAGGAGTGCTTCAAACTTGAGCGATGCAGATAATGAGAAGTATGAAGATTAtgccaaattaaataaaagccCAGTAAATCCTGAGAGCAAGACCGGAG TATTTGTAGCAGAAAGGTCAAACAGGACGAGACCTGACAGAGAACCGTACCATGGAGCTTATAATCCAACTGCTTCGAGACTGGTAGAGGAGCATGCTTGTGCTAAGTCAGCGATTCATGATGAGAACTCGAGACCAGAAAATGATAGGGAACATGCTAATAGCTCCTTTGGCCACGATGATGTACTTGCTGAAACCTCAAGTGGAGCCATTGACTTGATTGGTTCCTTCAATAATCAACCAAAGCACACATATGCATACTCTAGTTTACATGATGCGACAAACAAGTTTGAATTCCCTCCACTACTTGAACTCTCTCTCAGAAGATTGTATCCCAGTAGCTCAAAGAACCAAGGGCTAGATGAAAGACATGCATTGAACCATTCCAATTCCTCAGCCTTCTCACT GTACAATAGTAAGACACTGCAATCCCTTTTTCCAACATCTGCCAGTAATGGCTCAGATTCCAAGGAAGAAGCCAGTAAGTCTCCTGATCCGTCATCCAATCAACTTGCTCAAAATGTTGGTACTCTTTCTCAGATACACGATGCCTCTTTGAGTGGCAATCAAGAAATTATGACCACTCCGGTCATTGGCCAGTCTGGGAAGGTGGAATTAGCACATCCAAGCCCTCAACTTGGATTGATTCCTGTCTTAGGTACAAGGCTTGACAATATCTCTACCGGATGTGGTCATGTTTTCTCCCCTCTATGTTATACACAATCAAATGCAGCATGGAATCCCAATCTTGCGGGGCGGCAACAGTCTCCATTTCCTACAACTGCCTCAGTTCATTCAAATCCTGAAGTTCTTGATTCCAAGCAAAACCACAAGTGTTATGTTGACCAAAATGATCTTCAGCAGAACAATAGGGAACCTGTGGATGAAATGAGACATGATTCACCTGCTGCTGGTCAGAGTACTAGTAGTAGTTTATGTAACCGTGTTGCCAATAATAATAGTAGCAGTGCTTATGAAAGCTTTGGCAGTGGAAACGATGTAAATGCCTCTTCGGTTGGGACAGCTGAGAAGTCCATGGCTCAAGAGAACTTGAATAATGGGGGTAACTTCAACCATGATGGTTTTGGAGGGAGCGATTCCTATCGCTCCAGCCAAAGAGAAGCTGCTCTAACAAAGTTCCGCTTGAAGCGGAAAGATCGATGCTATGAGAAAAGG AACTGTAGTGATGATCTCATGGACATAGACATGAAAAGTTAG
- the LOC7487745 gene encoding two-component response regulator-like PRR95 isoform X3 codes for MGKVVLSSSSEEAGGMVVELETEKKDIGSSEVVRWEKFLPKMVLRVLLVEADDSTRQIIVALLRKCGYRVSAVPDGLMAWETLKERPHSIDLILTEVELPLISGYAFLALVMEHDVCKNIPVIMMSSHDSISVVLKCMLKGSADFLVKPVRKNELRNLWQHVWRRQTQTAGKIPRNSNRVEASSENNAASSDFATSLQKNKDCSEKGSDAQSSCTTPCLEAESAHMQNIQGLSYLKYRSASNLSDADNEKYEDYAKLNKSPVNPESKTGVFVAERSNRTRPDREPYHGAYNPTASRLVEEHACAKSAIHDENSRPENDREHANSSFGHDDVLAETSSGAIDLIGSFNNQPKHTYAYSSLHDATNKFEFPPLLELSLRRLYPSSSKNQGLDERHALNHSNSSAFSLYNSKTLQSLFPTSASNGSDSKEEASKSPDPSSNQLAQNVGTLSQIHDASLSGNQEIMTTPVIGQSGKVELAHPSPQLGLIPVLGTRLDNISTGCGHVFSPLCYTQSNAAWNPNLAGRQQSPFPTTASVHSNPEVLDSKQNHKCYVDQNDLQQNNREPVDEMRHDSPAAGQSTSSSLCNRVANNNSSSAYESFGSGNDVNASSVGTAEKSMAQENLNNGGNFNHDGFGGSDSYRSSQREAALTKFRLKRKDRCYEKRFLQNCSDDLMDIDMKS; via the exons ATGGGTAAGGTGGTGTTGAGTAGCAGTAGTGAAGAGGCGGGGGGGATGGTGGTGGAGTTAGAGACAGAGAAGAAGGATATTGGATCGTCGGAGGTGGTTCGATGGGAAAAGTTTCTACCAAAGATGGTGCTCAGGGTTCTTTTGGTCGAAGCGGATGATTCTACTCGTCAGATTATTGTTGCTCTTCTCCGAAAATGCGGTTACAGAg TTTCTGCTGTTCCTGATGGATTAATGGCGTGGGAGACTTTGAAGGAGAGACCCCATAGCATAGATCTCATATTAACTGAAGTGGAGTTGCCATTAATATCGGGATATGCGTTTCTTGCTTTGGTCATGGAGCATGATGTTTGCAAAAACATTCCTGTCATAA TGATGTCTTCACACGATTCAATTAGTGTGGTTCTGAAGTGCATGTTAAAAGGATCAGCTGACTTTCTCGTTAAGCCTGTTCGGAAGAATGAATTGAGGAACTTGTGGCAGCATGTTTGGAGAAGGCAAACT CAAACTGCTGGAAAAATCCCTCGAAACTCGAATAGAGTTGAGGCCTCATCTGAAAACAACGCAGCTTCGAGTGATTTTGCGACGTCTTTGCAGAAAAATAAGGATTGCAGCGAGAAAGGGAGTGATGCCCAA AGCTCTTGTACGACCCCTTGCTTGGAAGCTGAGAGTGCTCACATGCAAAATATACAGGGACTTTCATATCTGAAGTATAGGAGTGCTTCAAACTTGAGCGATGCAGATAATGAGAAGTATGAAGATTAtgccaaattaaataaaagccCAGTAAATCCTGAGAGCAAGACCGGAG TATTTGTAGCAGAAAGGTCAAACAGGACGAGACCTGACAGAGAACCGTACCATGGAGCTTATAATCCAACTGCTTCGAGACTGGTAGAGGAGCATGCTTGTGCTAAGTCAGCGATTCATGATGAGAACTCGAGACCAGAAAATGATAGGGAACATGCTAATAGCTCCTTTGGCCACGATGATGTACTTGCTGAAACCTCAAGTGGAGCCATTGACTTGATTGGTTCCTTCAATAATCAACCAAAGCACACATATGCATACTCTAGTTTACATGATGCGACAAACAAGTTTGAATTCCCTCCACTACTTGAACTCTCTCTCAGAAGATTGTATCCCAGTAGCTCAAAGAACCAAGGGCTAGATGAAAGACATGCATTGAACCATTCCAATTCCTCAGCCTTCTCACT GTACAATAGTAAGACACTGCAATCCCTTTTTCCAACATCTGCCAGTAATGGCTCAGATTCCAAGGAAGAAGCCAGTAAGTCTCCTGATCCGTCATCCAATCAACTTGCTCAAAATGTTGGTACTCTTTCTCAGATACACGATGCCTCTTTGAGTGGCAATCAAGAAATTATGACCACTCCGGTCATTGGCCAGTCTGGGAAGGTGGAATTAGCACATCCAAGCCCTCAACTTGGATTGATTCCTGTCTTAGGTACAAGGCTTGACAATATCTCTACCGGATGTGGTCATGTTTTCTCCCCTCTATGTTATACACAATCAAATGCAGCATGGAATCCCAATCTTGCGGGGCGGCAACAGTCTCCATTTCCTACAACTGCCTCAGTTCATTCAAATCCTGAAGTTCTTGATTCCAAGCAAAACCACAAGTGTTATGTTGACCAAAATGATCTTCAGCAGAACAATAGGGAACCTGTGGATGAAATGAGACATGATTCACCTGCTGCTGGTCAGAGTACTAGTAGTAGTTTATGTAACCGTGTTGCCAATAATAATAGTAGCAGTGCTTATGAAAGCTTTGGCAGTGGAAACGATGTAAATGCCTCTTCGGTTGGGACAGCTGAGAAGTCCATGGCTCAAGAGAACTTGAATAATGGGGGTAACTTCAACCATGATGGTTTTGGAGGGAGCGATTCCTATCGCTCCAGCCAAAGAGAAGCTGCTCTAACAAAGTTCCGCTTGAAGCGGAAAGATCGATGCTATGAGAAAAGG TTTCTACAGAACTGTAGTGATGATCTCATGGACATAGACATGAAAAGTTAG